From Stigmatopora argus isolate UIUO_Sarg chromosome 14, RoL_Sarg_1.0, whole genome shotgun sequence, the proteins below share one genomic window:
- the LOC144087939 gene encoding trinucleotide repeat-containing gene 6A protein-like isoform X1, with translation MAPIRDSVSHSPNQTGLEHPGLDSQYEPSPWSSGSPCSGDSNWGKVLVDNSTDKSNNPSSTNSSVWPPSSSSFSCSSSSSSSGCGSGSDPELAPECMDADCSPSTGSESHFATIAVTTGMMSANVSSSESSPTFTPSSTMMVGLSLNGDSNGNSCQVNGGGVGKICGAKNGNSNISGHPHFSVSISGTVGSNNMGNHNKLVNNSTVWGTQSGNTMMTSSENTTCMNGAPSPNTVLPNPNHGAWPQNLTPNPVSLGQRSLQPQGMNSKLGIAPQQGSLLTWGGMAAPERTNMMEDTEVNNGTSSSHVLGSSSSGNGGLQPANLNTESNGPNNTIMMNTTTTSTTTTTNTTMTSTLPNSVASTQLIGECSWGSIGGAGGGGLLPNGNPSSTPQQLHGEIGSLGTYGTPWDAFAYSGDKGPPNSDTVNPQNPALMQAGNSQMSTTAAFKSNNSHHSTGGSRWDQGPASNPNPSQGNNPWGISTNQIPGSTGQMPVTLNQTTMNSPLGVPRPWGSSASSSSSSSSTSNKMSNGEWATTHGNNHSDAESHNGSTSNGWKSLEDDAMGIGSGGSGSASLPGISGGWSRSGESEGSAESSGGQSCSDRDNVLSKGGNWRKGSSPAPVMPLPSRTDVDPRVLSNTGWGQTPIRQNTAWDVSSTNKQHLALKGDERKRSGWGTAAPTQATLTQTSGGTGWGNGPGCVVPDTGNSGWGEPRPTSGWDNKGPASGWDNESGYKGGNVCKDDRSNTWTNLPKQQQGWGSSMGNGDGSWSTAGDSSRTVSNNHWGDPPKGSGSVGWDSDSDRSGSGCWSEPGRTNTNSSNTWVGSGGSNTPDQSTPNPGSNWNDSKPNLQNKSQGWGEPVKNNQSAQNWGDSNPKSSCTTNEWGKGPESSMSRTNNKPTGWLGGPMPTVGQKDDGATGWEEPSPESVRRRMEIDDGTAAWGDPVKYHGGGVTMWNRTGQSDQDNMGPSSQHQAHPLHSSTHHSQSVQPHGQDKGSSSGWGEPYSQPKESSTWGEPASAPPVTVDNGTSAWGKAVDTRSSWNEPTRDNREPSSGWGARYKSGLGSKPMETWCGDDSMGNSWDQEEEVEIGMWTNNPQENRSHDQNNWYYKHKGSCKMNKPVNKPDEPWIKPFMNQFNNLNFSRDSPDDSMKTGAGMMQDKRLDSMDFSGVMGKNPGSQHQLHKESSMDRSSYYDKLSFPHATSDEHCSNQSMSFPPSNSTQTSLCLDSGPSPAHASPGVSRQNVNPMLGGSSLAQGRSGLQSQLPHPNFRNQVPPPIMPSQVPPPLLKYPGGNGGLNPLLGPQQVAVLNQLTQLNQLNQLQRLILLQQQQQQQQQQQKAQSQRVMPVGRPPEQTRPVGSSPMMQPPRHLDPSLLKQSSALKPYLDSYLPHNSPDVQKDPSLLGSFSNFPLSLNSNLNVSLDIGVGTNAGGALGYKEPPQSRMKKLWVADPLEQNSKSGAISSGLRLEDSPFYDFLSPGPSPLSTPGQSMGSVGDGWPSRANSPPPHGNTVTWPPEFRPGEPWKGYPNIDPETDPYVTPGSVINNLSINTVRDTDHLRDRSNGQSSSLNTTMPSNSAWSSIRASSHSGSLTSTAQSTSARPNESKWAPGVGSVSNSSLAHELWKVPLPPKSLSVAAPSRPPPGLTSQKPSSTPSGWDGSVLRLGGWGSTDSTYAPGSSWGDGSSSGRTQWLVLKNLTPQIDGSTLRTLCMQHGPLITFHLNLPHGNAVVCYSSKDEAAKAQKSLHMCVLGNTTILAKFASEEEINRFFAQGQSLATPSSAWQAMGSSQSRMDQSHSFPSRAAEAGQWNGGDLHGSSLWGGPNYSSSLWGSPIGTEVGRIGSPSPISFLPVDHLAGAGDSI, from the exons ATGGCTCCCATTCGGGATTCCGTCAGCCATTCCCCTAATCAGACAG GCCTGGAACACCCTGGCTTGGATTCACAGTATGAGCCATCTCCCTGGTCTTCTGGATCTCCCTGCAGCGGTGACAGCAACTGGGGAAAGGTCTTAGTGGACAACAGCACAGACAAATCCAACAACCCCTCCTCAACTAATTCTTCTGTCTGGCCCCCTTCATCATCTTCGTTTTCCTGttcctcatcctcttcctcctctggcTGCGGGTCAGGTTCAGACCCCGAGTTAGCGCCAGAATGTATGGATGCCGACTGTAGTCCGTCGACTGGCTCAGAGAGTCACTTTGCCACGATTGCTGTGACAACTGGGATGATGTCAGCAAATGTTTCTTCCTCTGAGTCTTCTCCAACATTCACTCCTTCCTCTACCATGATGGTTGGTCTTTCACTGAATGGAGACAGCAACGGAAATAGTTGTCAAGTTAATGGTGGAGGAGTTGGAAAAATCTGTGGTGCGAAAAATGGAAATAGTAACATTTCTGGACACCCTCACTTTTCTGTGTCCATATCTGGCACTGTTGGCAGCAATAACATGGGTAACCACAACAAGCTTGTTAATAACAGCACTGTTTGGGGCACCCAATCAGGCAACACCATGATGACTTCCAGCGAGAACACCACCTGCATGAATGGAGCACCGTCTCCAAATACCGTACTCCCCAATCCCAACCATGGTGCCTGGCCACAAAATTTAACCCCAAACCCAGTGTCCCTGGGCCAAAGGTCTCTACAGCCTCAGGGGATGAATTCTAAATTGGGTATAGCACCCCAACAGGGCTCCTTGCTGACCTGGGGTGGCATGGCAGCTCCAGAGAGAACCAATATGATGGAAGACACGGAGGTAAATAATGGTACATCAAGCAGTCATGTGTTAGGAAGCAGCAGCAGTGGAAATGGTGGCCTGCAGCCCGCCAACCTAAACACTGAATCAAATGGACCAAATAACACTATAATGATGAATACTACTacaacttctactactactactactaacacaACAATGACCTCTACCCTACCAAACTCTGTTGCCTCAACTCAATTGATCGGAGAATGTTCCTGGGGTTCAATTGGAGGAGCAGGAGGTGGTGGTCTGCTGCCCAATGGAAACCCTTCATCTACCCCCCAGCAGCTCCACGGAGAGATAGGGAGTCTCGGAACCTATGGTACGCCTTGGGATGCATTTGCCTACTCTGGAGATAAGGGTCCTCCAAATTCAGACACTGTGAACCCACAAAACCCTGCCTTAATGCAGGCTGGGAATTCCCAAATGTCCACTACTGCTGCTTTTAAGAGTAATAATAGCCACCATAGCACTGGGGGTTCACGCTGGGATCAAGGGCCTGCCAGTAACCCAAATCCAAGTCAGGGCAACAATCCCTGGGGTATCAGTACAAATCAAATCCCAGGCTCTACAGGGCAAATGCCAGTGACTCTGAACCAAACTACAATGAACTCTCCATTAGGGGTACCTCGACCCTGGGGAAGCAGtgcatcctcctcttcctcctcttcttccacaTCCAATAAGATGTCAAATGGGGAGTGGGCAACAACCCATGGGAACAACCATTCAGATGCTGAAAGTCATAATGGAAGTACTAGCAATGGATGGAAGAGCCTGGAGGATGATGCCATGGGGATAGGAAGTGGAGGGTCTGGTAGTGCAAGCCTGCCAGGCATATCAGGAGGCTGGAGTCGTTCCGGAGAAAGTGAAGGAAGTGCGGAAAGTTCTGGAGGCCAGTCGTGCTCAGACAGAGATAATGTCCTCTCAAAAGGTGGGAATTGGAGAAAAGGTAGCAGTCCAGCACCAGTCATGCCATTGCCGAGTCGAACTGATGTGGACCCAAGAGTTCTGTCCAACACTGGATGGGGACAAACACCCATACGACAGAACACCGCTTGGGATGTTAGTTCGACCAACAAGCAGCACCTCGCTCTCAAAGGAGATGAAAGGAAACGCTCTGGCTGGGGAACAGCAGCACCAACACAAGCAACTCTTACCCAGACTTCTGGAGGCACAG GTTGGGGCAATGGTCCAGGTTGTGTGGTCCCAGATACAGGAAACTCTGGCTGGGGGGAACCAAGGCCAACCTCTGGCTGGGATAACAAAGGCCCTGCCAGTGGCTGGGATAATGAATCTGGCTACAAAGGGGGAAACGTGTGCAAAGATGACAG ATCCAATACGTGGACAAATTTGCCCAAACAGCAACAAGGCTGGGGTTCCAGTATGGGGAACGGAGATGGAAGCTGGTCCACTGCTGGAGACAGTTCCAGAACAGTGTCTAACAACCACTGGGGAGATCCCCCCAAAGGTTCTGGATCAGTGGGCTGGGACAGTGACAGTGACAGATCAGGATCTGGATGCTGGAGTGAGCCAGGGCGAACTAATACTAACAGCAGTAACACATGGGTAGGAAGTGGAGGGTCAAATACTCCAGACCAGAGTACTCCCAACCCAGGCTCTAACTGGAACGATTCTAAACcaaaccttcaaaataaaagccaggGTTGGGGTGAACCAGTGAAAAACAACCAGAGTGCCCAGAACTGGGGCGACTCCAATCCTAAGTCTTCCTGTACTACCAACGAGTGGGGGAAAGGTCCCGAATCCAGCATGTCAAGGACCAACAACAAGCCTACAG GCTGGTTGGGAGGTCCAATGCCCACAGTGGGTCAAAAGGATGATGGAGCTACTGGGTGGGAGGAGCCTTCCCCAGAATCTGTCCGTCGACGGATGGAAATTGATGATGGAACTGCAGCTTGGGGTGATCCTG TGAAGTACCATGGTGGGGGAGTCACCATGTGGAATAGAACTGGCCAGTCAGACCAGGACAACATGGGCCCATCTTCTCAACACCAAGCTCACCCACTACATAGCTCGACACATCATTCTCAGTCCGTACAGCCTCATGGACAAGACAAAGGTAGCAGTTCCG GTTGGGGTGAGCCTTATTCCCAGCCGAAAGAGTCCTCAACATGGGGTGAACCCGCGTCTGCTCCACCTGTGACAGTGGACAATGGCACATCTGCCTGGGGGAAGGCAGTGGACACTCGCTCTAGTTGGAATGAACCCACTCGGGATAATCGGGAACCTTCATCTGGATGGGGAGCTCGTTATAAGTCGG GTCTTGGTTCCAAACCAATGGAGACATGGTGTGGTGATGACTCAATGGGTAACAGTTGGGATCAGGAAGAGGAAGTAGAAATTGGCATGTGGACTAACAACCCACAGGAGAATAGATCACATGACCAAAACAACTGGTACTACAAGCACAAGGGATCCTGTAAG ATGAATAAACCAGTCAACAAACCCGATGAGCCGTGGATAAAACCTTTCATGAACCAGTTTAACAACCTGAATTTTTCT CGAGATTCCCCTGATGATTCCATGAAAACCGGAGCAGGTATGATGCAGGACAAGCGCTTGGACTCGATGGATTTCAGTGGAGTAATGGGAAAGAACCCTGGGTCTCAACACCAGCTACACAAAGAGTCTTCAATGGATCGCAGCTCTTATTATGACAAA CTGTCTTTTCCTCACGCTACTTCTGATGAGCATTGCTCCAATCAAAGCATGAGTTTTCCCCCTTCCAATTCTACTCAAACTAGCCTTTGTCTCGACTCTGGGCCATCTCCTGCCCATGCTAGTCCAGGAGTCTCTCGTCAG AATGTAAACCCAATGCTGGGTGGTAGCAGTTTAGCACAGGGCCGCAGTGGACTGCAATCTCAACTCCCTCATCCCAACTTCCGCAACCAAGTGCCTCCTCCCATCATGCCCTCTCAG GTCCCTCCACCCCTGTTGAAATACCCAGGTGGTAATGGGGGCCTGAACCCCCTGTTGGGCCCTCAGCAGGTGGCTGTGCTCAACCAGCTCACTCAACTCAACCAGCTGAACCAGCTCCAG CGTCTTATCCTtctccagcagcagcagcaacaacaacagcagcagcagaagGCTCAGAGCCAGAGAGTGATGCCTGTGGGACGACCGCCTGAGCAG ACACGTCCTGTTGGTTCATCTCCAATGATGCAGCCACCCCGTCATCTGGATCCTTCTTTGCTGAAACAGTCATCAGCCCTCAAACCATACCTGGATAGCTACTTGCCCCACAATAGCCCTGACGTGCAGAAGGATCCTTCCCTTCTTGGATCTTTTAGCAACTTCCCTTTAA GCTTGAACTCTAACCTGAATGTATCACTGGACATAGGTGTTGGTACTAATGCTGGCGGAGCTTTAGGCTATAAAGAACCGCCCCAGTCCAGAATGAAGAAACTGTGGGTTGCTGACCCTCTGGAGCAGAACAGCAAATCTG GTGCTATTTCGTCAGGGCTGCGTCTGGAGGATTCTCCCTTTTATGACTTCCTGTCCCCTGGCCCATCTCCTCTGAGCACTCCCGGCCAATCAATGGGCTCAGTAGGTGACGGCTGGCCGTCCCGTGCCAATTCTCCCCCGCCCCATGGAAACACTGTCACGTGGCCCCCAG AGTTCCGACCTGGTGAACCTTGGAAAGGCTACCCCAACATTGACCCTGAGACTGACCCTTATGTGACCCCTGGTAGTGTCATTAATAACCTCTCCATCAACACCGTCCGTGACACAGACCACCTCAGGGACAGGAGTAATG GGCAATCTTCATCACTGAACACCACGATGCCTTCTAACAGTGCCTGGTCATCCATTCGTGCCTCCAGCCACAGCGGTTCCCTCACCAGTACAGCACAAAGCACTTCAG CCAGACCCAATGAATCAAAGTGGGCTCCCGGCGTCGGTTCCGTGTCCAACTCTTCTCTGGCCCATGAGCTGTGGAAGGTCCCCTTGCCTCCCAAGTCACTGTCTGTGGCGGCCCCCTCCAGACCTCCGCCCGGTCTCACCAGTCAGAAGCCCAGCTCGACCCCCTCTGGCTGGGATGGATCAGTATTGAGGCTGGGTGGGTGGGGCTCCACTGACTCCACATATGCACCTG GTTCGAGTTGGGGTGACGGCAGCAGCTCAGGGAGAACCCAATGGCTTGTTCTGAAAAACCTCACACCTCAG ATTGACGGCTCTACACTGAGGACTTTGTGTATGCAACATGGCCCTCTGATCACATTCCACCTCAACCTTCCACATGGTAATGCTGTGGTTTGCTACAGCTCCAAGGATGAGGCTGCCAAGGCCCAGAAAAGCCTGCACAT GTGTGTTTTGGGGAACACGACTATTCTGGCCAAGTTTGCCAGCGAGGAGGAAATCAACCGTTTCTTTGCACAAGGGCAGTCATTGGCCACGCCCTCCTCCGCCTGGCAGGCCATGGGCTCGTCTCAGAGCAGAATGGATCAATCCCACTCTTTCCCCAGCCGTGCCGCCGAGGCTGGACAATGGAATGGCGGCGATCTCCACGGCTCCTCCCTCTGGGGCGGGCCTAACTATTCCAGTAGCCTGTGGGGGAGCCCCATCGGCACGGAGGTGGGACGGATCGGCAGCCCTTCGCCAATCAGCTTCCTCCCAGTGGATCACCTGGCAGGTGCCGGAGACTCAATTTGA
- the LOC144087939 gene encoding trinucleotide repeat-containing gene 6A protein-like isoform X2 produces the protein MAPIRDSVSHSPNQTGLEHPGLDSQYEPSPWSSGSPCSGDSNWGKVLVDNSTDKSNNPSSTNSSVWPPSSSSFSCSSSSSSSGCGSGSDPELAPECMDADCSPSTGSESHFATIAVTTGMMSANVSSSESSPTFTPSSTMMVGLSLNGDSNGNSCQVNGGGVGKICGAKNGNSNISGHPHFSVSISGTVGSNNMGNHNKLVNNSTVWGTQSGNTMMTSSENTTCMNGAPSPNTVLPNPNHGAWPQNLTPNPVSLGQRSLQPQGMNSKLGIAPQQGSLLTWGGMAAPERTNMMEDTEVNNGTSSSHVLGSSSSGNGGLQPANLNTESNGPNNTIMMNTTTTSTTTTTNTTMTSTLPNSVASTQLIGECSWGSIGGAGGGGLLPNGNPSSTPQQLHGEIGSLGTYGTPWDAFAYSGDKGPPNSDTVNPQNPALMQAGNSQMSTTAAFKSNNSHHSTGGSRWDQGPASNPNPSQGNNPWGISTNQIPGSTGQMPVTLNQTTMNSPLGVPRPWGSSASSSSSSSSTSNKMSNGEWATTHGNNHSDAESHNGSTSNGWKSLEDDAMGIGSGGSGSASLPGISGGWSRSGESEGSAESSGGQSCSDRDNVLSKGGNWRKGSSPAPVMPLPSRTDVDPRVLSNTGWGQTPIRQNTAWDVSSTNKQHLALKGDERKRSGWGTAAPTQATLTQTSGGTGWGNGPGCVVPDTGNSGWGEPRPTSGWDNKGPASGWDNESGYKGGNVCKDDRSNTWTNLPKQQQGWGSSMGNGDGSWSTAGDSSRTVSNNHWGDPPKGSGSVGWDSDSDRSGSGCWSEPGRTNTNSSNTWVGSGGSNTPDQSTPNPGSNWNDSKPNLQNKSQGWGEPVKNNQSAQNWGDSNPKSSCTTNEWGKGPESSMSRTNNKPTGWLGGPMPTVGQKDDGATGWEEPSPESVRRRMEIDDGTAAWGDPVKYHGGGVTMWNRTGQSDQDNMGPSSQHQAHPLHSSTHHSQSVQPHGQDKGSSSGWGEPYSQPKESSTWGEPASAPPVTVDNGTSAWGKAVDTRSSWNEPTRDNREPSSGWGARYKSGLGSKPMETWCGDDSMGNSWDQEEEVEIGMWTNNPQENRSHDQNNWYYKHKGSCKMNKPVNKPDEPWIKPFMNQFNNLNFSRDSPDDSMKTGAGMMQDKRLDSMDFSGVMGKNPGSQHQLHKESSMDRSSYYDKLSFPHATSDEHCSNQSMSFPPSNSTQTSLCLDSGPSPAHASPGVSRQNVNPMLGGSSLAQGRSGLQSQLPHPNFRNQVPPPIMPSQVPPPLLKYPGGNGGLNPLLGPQQVAVLNQLTQLNQLNQLQRLILLQQQQQQQQQQQKAQSQRVMPVGRPPEQTRPVGSSPMMQPPRHLDPSLLKQSSALKPYLDSYLPHNSPDVQKDPSLLGSFSNFPLSVGTNAGGALGYKEPPQSRMKKLWVADPLEQNSKSGAISSGLRLEDSPFYDFLSPGPSPLSTPGQSMGSVGDGWPSRANSPPPHGNTVTWPPEFRPGEPWKGYPNIDPETDPYVTPGSVINNLSINTVRDTDHLRDRSNGQSSSLNTTMPSNSAWSSIRASSHSGSLTSTAQSTSARPNESKWAPGVGSVSNSSLAHELWKVPLPPKSLSVAAPSRPPPGLTSQKPSSTPSGWDGSVLRLGGWGSTDSTYAPGSSWGDGSSSGRTQWLVLKNLTPQIDGSTLRTLCMQHGPLITFHLNLPHGNAVVCYSSKDEAAKAQKSLHMCVLGNTTILAKFASEEEINRFFAQGQSLATPSSAWQAMGSSQSRMDQSHSFPSRAAEAGQWNGGDLHGSSLWGGPNYSSSLWGSPIGTEVGRIGSPSPISFLPVDHLAGAGDSI, from the exons ATGGCTCCCATTCGGGATTCCGTCAGCCATTCCCCTAATCAGACAG GCCTGGAACACCCTGGCTTGGATTCACAGTATGAGCCATCTCCCTGGTCTTCTGGATCTCCCTGCAGCGGTGACAGCAACTGGGGAAAGGTCTTAGTGGACAACAGCACAGACAAATCCAACAACCCCTCCTCAACTAATTCTTCTGTCTGGCCCCCTTCATCATCTTCGTTTTCCTGttcctcatcctcttcctcctctggcTGCGGGTCAGGTTCAGACCCCGAGTTAGCGCCAGAATGTATGGATGCCGACTGTAGTCCGTCGACTGGCTCAGAGAGTCACTTTGCCACGATTGCTGTGACAACTGGGATGATGTCAGCAAATGTTTCTTCCTCTGAGTCTTCTCCAACATTCACTCCTTCCTCTACCATGATGGTTGGTCTTTCACTGAATGGAGACAGCAACGGAAATAGTTGTCAAGTTAATGGTGGAGGAGTTGGAAAAATCTGTGGTGCGAAAAATGGAAATAGTAACATTTCTGGACACCCTCACTTTTCTGTGTCCATATCTGGCACTGTTGGCAGCAATAACATGGGTAACCACAACAAGCTTGTTAATAACAGCACTGTTTGGGGCACCCAATCAGGCAACACCATGATGACTTCCAGCGAGAACACCACCTGCATGAATGGAGCACCGTCTCCAAATACCGTACTCCCCAATCCCAACCATGGTGCCTGGCCACAAAATTTAACCCCAAACCCAGTGTCCCTGGGCCAAAGGTCTCTACAGCCTCAGGGGATGAATTCTAAATTGGGTATAGCACCCCAACAGGGCTCCTTGCTGACCTGGGGTGGCATGGCAGCTCCAGAGAGAACCAATATGATGGAAGACACGGAGGTAAATAATGGTACATCAAGCAGTCATGTGTTAGGAAGCAGCAGCAGTGGAAATGGTGGCCTGCAGCCCGCCAACCTAAACACTGAATCAAATGGACCAAATAACACTATAATGATGAATACTACTacaacttctactactactactactaacacaACAATGACCTCTACCCTACCAAACTCTGTTGCCTCAACTCAATTGATCGGAGAATGTTCCTGGGGTTCAATTGGAGGAGCAGGAGGTGGTGGTCTGCTGCCCAATGGAAACCCTTCATCTACCCCCCAGCAGCTCCACGGAGAGATAGGGAGTCTCGGAACCTATGGTACGCCTTGGGATGCATTTGCCTACTCTGGAGATAAGGGTCCTCCAAATTCAGACACTGTGAACCCACAAAACCCTGCCTTAATGCAGGCTGGGAATTCCCAAATGTCCACTACTGCTGCTTTTAAGAGTAATAATAGCCACCATAGCACTGGGGGTTCACGCTGGGATCAAGGGCCTGCCAGTAACCCAAATCCAAGTCAGGGCAACAATCCCTGGGGTATCAGTACAAATCAAATCCCAGGCTCTACAGGGCAAATGCCAGTGACTCTGAACCAAACTACAATGAACTCTCCATTAGGGGTACCTCGACCCTGGGGAAGCAGtgcatcctcctcttcctcctcttcttccacaTCCAATAAGATGTCAAATGGGGAGTGGGCAACAACCCATGGGAACAACCATTCAGATGCTGAAAGTCATAATGGAAGTACTAGCAATGGATGGAAGAGCCTGGAGGATGATGCCATGGGGATAGGAAGTGGAGGGTCTGGTAGTGCAAGCCTGCCAGGCATATCAGGAGGCTGGAGTCGTTCCGGAGAAAGTGAAGGAAGTGCGGAAAGTTCTGGAGGCCAGTCGTGCTCAGACAGAGATAATGTCCTCTCAAAAGGTGGGAATTGGAGAAAAGGTAGCAGTCCAGCACCAGTCATGCCATTGCCGAGTCGAACTGATGTGGACCCAAGAGTTCTGTCCAACACTGGATGGGGACAAACACCCATACGACAGAACACCGCTTGGGATGTTAGTTCGACCAACAAGCAGCACCTCGCTCTCAAAGGAGATGAAAGGAAACGCTCTGGCTGGGGAACAGCAGCACCAACACAAGCAACTCTTACCCAGACTTCTGGAGGCACAG GTTGGGGCAATGGTCCAGGTTGTGTGGTCCCAGATACAGGAAACTCTGGCTGGGGGGAACCAAGGCCAACCTCTGGCTGGGATAACAAAGGCCCTGCCAGTGGCTGGGATAATGAATCTGGCTACAAAGGGGGAAACGTGTGCAAAGATGACAG ATCCAATACGTGGACAAATTTGCCCAAACAGCAACAAGGCTGGGGTTCCAGTATGGGGAACGGAGATGGAAGCTGGTCCACTGCTGGAGACAGTTCCAGAACAGTGTCTAACAACCACTGGGGAGATCCCCCCAAAGGTTCTGGATCAGTGGGCTGGGACAGTGACAGTGACAGATCAGGATCTGGATGCTGGAGTGAGCCAGGGCGAACTAATACTAACAGCAGTAACACATGGGTAGGAAGTGGAGGGTCAAATACTCCAGACCAGAGTACTCCCAACCCAGGCTCTAACTGGAACGATTCTAAACcaaaccttcaaaataaaagccaggGTTGGGGTGAACCAGTGAAAAACAACCAGAGTGCCCAGAACTGGGGCGACTCCAATCCTAAGTCTTCCTGTACTACCAACGAGTGGGGGAAAGGTCCCGAATCCAGCATGTCAAGGACCAACAACAAGCCTACAG GCTGGTTGGGAGGTCCAATGCCCACAGTGGGTCAAAAGGATGATGGAGCTACTGGGTGGGAGGAGCCTTCCCCAGAATCTGTCCGTCGACGGATGGAAATTGATGATGGAACTGCAGCTTGGGGTGATCCTG TGAAGTACCATGGTGGGGGAGTCACCATGTGGAATAGAACTGGCCAGTCAGACCAGGACAACATGGGCCCATCTTCTCAACACCAAGCTCACCCACTACATAGCTCGACACATCATTCTCAGTCCGTACAGCCTCATGGACAAGACAAAGGTAGCAGTTCCG GTTGGGGTGAGCCTTATTCCCAGCCGAAAGAGTCCTCAACATGGGGTGAACCCGCGTCTGCTCCACCTGTGACAGTGGACAATGGCACATCTGCCTGGGGGAAGGCAGTGGACACTCGCTCTAGTTGGAATGAACCCACTCGGGATAATCGGGAACCTTCATCTGGATGGGGAGCTCGTTATAAGTCGG GTCTTGGTTCCAAACCAATGGAGACATGGTGTGGTGATGACTCAATGGGTAACAGTTGGGATCAGGAAGAGGAAGTAGAAATTGGCATGTGGACTAACAACCCACAGGAGAATAGATCACATGACCAAAACAACTGGTACTACAAGCACAAGGGATCCTGTAAG ATGAATAAACCAGTCAACAAACCCGATGAGCCGTGGATAAAACCTTTCATGAACCAGTTTAACAACCTGAATTTTTCT CGAGATTCCCCTGATGATTCCATGAAAACCGGAGCAGGTATGATGCAGGACAAGCGCTTGGACTCGATGGATTTCAGTGGAGTAATGGGAAAGAACCCTGGGTCTCAACACCAGCTACACAAAGAGTCTTCAATGGATCGCAGCTCTTATTATGACAAA CTGTCTTTTCCTCACGCTACTTCTGATGAGCATTGCTCCAATCAAAGCATGAGTTTTCCCCCTTCCAATTCTACTCAAACTAGCCTTTGTCTCGACTCTGGGCCATCTCCTGCCCATGCTAGTCCAGGAGTCTCTCGTCAG AATGTAAACCCAATGCTGGGTGGTAGCAGTTTAGCACAGGGCCGCAGTGGACTGCAATCTCAACTCCCTCATCCCAACTTCCGCAACCAAGTGCCTCCTCCCATCATGCCCTCTCAG GTCCCTCCACCCCTGTTGAAATACCCAGGTGGTAATGGGGGCCTGAACCCCCTGTTGGGCCCTCAGCAGGTGGCTGTGCTCAACCAGCTCACTCAACTCAACCAGCTGAACCAGCTCCAG CGTCTTATCCTtctccagcagcagcagcaacaacaacagcagcagcagaagGCTCAGAGCCAGAGAGTGATGCCTGTGGGACGACCGCCTGAGCAG ACACGTCCTGTTGGTTCATCTCCAATGATGCAGCCACCCCGTCATCTGGATCCTTCTTTGCTGAAACAGTCATCAGCCCTCAAACCATACCTGGATAGCTACTTGCCCCACAATAGCCCTGACGTGCAGAAGGATCCTTCCCTTCTTGGATCTTTTAGCAACTTCCCTTTAA GTGTTGGTACTAATGCTGGCGGAGCTTTAGGCTATAAAGAACCGCCCCAGTCCAGAATGAAGAAACTGTGGGTTGCTGACCCTCTGGAGCAGAACAGCAAATCTG GTGCTATTTCGTCAGGGCTGCGTCTGGAGGATTCTCCCTTTTATGACTTCCTGTCCCCTGGCCCATCTCCTCTGAGCACTCCCGGCCAATCAATGGGCTCAGTAGGTGACGGCTGGCCGTCCCGTGCCAATTCTCCCCCGCCCCATGGAAACACTGTCACGTGGCCCCCAG AGTTCCGACCTGGTGAACCTTGGAAAGGCTACCCCAACATTGACCCTGAGACTGACCCTTATGTGACCCCTGGTAGTGTCATTAATAACCTCTCCATCAACACCGTCCGTGACACAGACCACCTCAGGGACAGGAGTAATG GGCAATCTTCATCACTGAACACCACGATGCCTTCTAACAGTGCCTGGTCATCCATTCGTGCCTCCAGCCACAGCGGTTCCCTCACCAGTACAGCACAAAGCACTTCAG CCAGACCCAATGAATCAAAGTGGGCTCCCGGCGTCGGTTCCGTGTCCAACTCTTCTCTGGCCCATGAGCTGTGGAAGGTCCCCTTGCCTCCCAAGTCACTGTCTGTGGCGGCCCCCTCCAGACCTCCGCCCGGTCTCACCAGTCAGAAGCCCAGCTCGACCCCCTCTGGCTGGGATGGATCAGTATTGAGGCTGGGTGGGTGGGGCTCCACTGACTCCACATATGCACCTG GTTCGAGTTGGGGTGACGGCAGCAGCTCAGGGAGAACCCAATGGCTTGTTCTGAAAAACCTCACACCTCAG ATTGACGGCTCTACACTGAGGACTTTGTGTATGCAACATGGCCCTCTGATCACATTCCACCTCAACCTTCCACATGGTAATGCTGTGGTTTGCTACAGCTCCAAGGATGAGGCTGCCAAGGCCCAGAAAAGCCTGCACAT GTGTGTTTTGGGGAACACGACTATTCTGGCCAAGTTTGCCAGCGAGGAGGAAATCAACCGTTTCTTTGCACAAGGGCAGTCATTGGCCACGCCCTCCTCCGCCTGGCAGGCCATGGGCTCGTCTCAGAGCAGAATGGATCAATCCCACTCTTTCCCCAGCCGTGCCGCCGAGGCTGGACAATGGAATGGCGGCGATCTCCACGGCTCCTCCCTCTGGGGCGGGCCTAACTATTCCAGTAGCCTGTGGGGGAGCCCCATCGGCACGGAGGTGGGACGGATCGGCAGCCCTTCGCCAATCAGCTTCCTCCCAGTGGATCACCTGGCAGGTGCCGGAGACTCAATTTGA